A genomic segment from Halonatronomonas betaini encodes:
- a CDS encoding NAD(P)H-hydrate dehydratase, with protein sequence MLVLRSTEMAAVDKEAIELGYPEIILMETAGRSVAREIDTLDELDNQSDIYFLIGGGNNGGDGLVAARYLKEWGYKNLKVFLLKPGENLSGINRDNYNICRLQDVEMEVIDSEKLNEFRKILNNADIIIDGLLGTGITGDARGLAADLIGIVNDISVNVLAIDIPSGLSLDFKSETVIRADLTVTLADLKIAQAVYPGRYYCGEIIIADIGMPAKAYRKIRPDYFMLSNQEAARFLPYRTETGHKGTFGKVLIIGGSAGMAGSVSLAGEAALKMGAGMVTIALPAAIEHDVNSHSREIITEALPDENGKISLKALDKIINISNKMDLVILGPGLGQGKEIAELVENLLKKLKPPIILDADGINTVRDLEQLDKSQKKILLTPHPGEMARLYDTTIPEILENRFDYIKDFVEKTGQAIILKGADSLIGLSEGEIFINPTGNDGMATAGSGDVLAGIAGGLVAQGLDLEKAGIVASFIHGRAGDLAAEDKNRYSLVAGDLIVYLAEAINSIIK encoded by the coding sequence TTGTTAGTATTAAGGTCAACTGAGATGGCTGCTGTAGATAAAGAAGCGATAGAATTAGGATATCCAGAAATTATTTTGATGGAAACAGCTGGCAGGTCTGTTGCCAGAGAGATTGATACTTTAGATGAGCTTGATAATCAGTCAGATATATATTTTTTAATAGGTGGCGGAAATAATGGAGGAGATGGCCTTGTTGCTGCCCGTTATTTAAAGGAATGGGGTTACAAAAATTTAAAAGTTTTTTTATTAAAGCCTGGAGAAAACCTGTCAGGGATTAATAGGGATAACTATAATATCTGCAGGTTGCAGGATGTTGAGATGGAAGTTATTGACTCGGAGAAGTTAAATGAGTTTAGAAAAATTTTAAATAATGCTGATATTATAATAGATGGACTCCTGGGTACTGGAATTACCGGAGATGCTAGAGGATTAGCAGCTGATTTGATAGGGATAGTTAATGATATTTCTGTAAATGTACTGGCGATAGATATACCCTCTGGTTTATCTCTTGATTTTAAGAGCGAGACAGTAATTAGAGCTGATCTGACTGTCACACTGGCCGATTTAAAAATTGCCCAGGCAGTTTATCCAGGCAGGTATTACTGTGGAGAGATTATCATAGCAGATATTGGTATGCCGGCAAAGGCATATCGTAAGATCAGGCCAGATTACTTTATGCTTTCCAACCAGGAAGCAGCAAGGTTTTTGCCCTATAGAACTGAGACCGGTCATAAAGGAACCTTTGGCAAAGTCTTGATAATTGGGGGATCTGCTGGGATGGCAGGTTCTGTTAGCCTGGCTGGAGAGGCTGCCCTGAAGATGGGTGCGGGAATGGTAACAATAGCTCTTCCTGCTGCGATTGAGCATGATGTTAATAGCCATTCCAGAGAAATAATTACAGAAGCACTGCCAGATGAAAATGGTAAAATATCTCTTAAAGCACTGGATAAAATTATTAATATTAGCAATAAAATGGATTTAGTGATCTTAGGTCCTGGTTTAGGACAGGGAAAAGAAATAGCTGAATTAGTTGAAAATTTATTGAAAAAGCTTAAACCACCAATTATACTAGATGCAGATGGAATTAATACAGTCAGGGATTTAGAACAGTTAGATAAGAGTCAGAAGAAAATTTTATTAACTCCCCATCCTGGTGAAATGGCCAGATTATATGATACGACTATTCCGGAGATTCTGGAAAATAGATTTGATTATATTAAAGATTTTGTTGAAAAAACCGGTCAGGCTATAATCTTAAAGGGGGCAGATAGTTTGATTGGTCTGTCTGAAGGAGAGATTTTTATTAATCCAACAGGTAATGATGGTATGGCTACAGCAGGAAGTGGAGATGTGCTGGCTGGAATTGCTGGTGGTTTGGTTGCCCAGGGTTTAGATCTTGAAAAGGCCGGGATTGTAGCTTCTTTTATTCATGGCCGTGCAGGTGATTTAGCTGCTGAAGATAAGAATAGATATTCACTAGTTGCTGGAGATTTAATTGTGTATCTGGCCGAGGCTATTAATTCTATTATAAAATGA
- a CDS encoding CBS domain-containing protein: MKTAKDIMTEEVITIEPETSVEEAAELMSQYNVSGLPVLENGKLTGIVTEKDLIVKDKKLHFPEYINLIGGIIYLESYKKFQEEFKKYIAVKVKDLMTKQVETISPDTPVSEIADLMSKEEVNRLPVLDGDELVGIVTRGDLIKNMSKK; this comes from the coding sequence ATGAAAACTGCTAAAGATATTATGACTGAGGAAGTTATAACTATTGAACCAGAAACCAGTGTGGAAGAGGCAGCAGAATTGATGAGTCAGTATAATGTAAGTGGTCTGCCTGTATTAGAAAATGGTAAATTAACCGGGATAGTTACAGAAAAAGATCTGATTGTTAAAGATAAAAAGCTCCATTTTCCTGAATATATTAATCTGATCGGTGGAATTATTTATCTTGAGAGTTATAAGAAATTTCAGGAAGAGTTCAAGAAATATATCGCCGTTAAAGTTAAAGATTTAATGACTAAACAGGTCGAGACTATTAGTCCAGATACCCCTGTTAGTGAAATAGCTGATTTAATGAGCAAGGAAGAGGTTAATAGATTACCGGTACTAGATGGTGATGAATTAGTTGGAATTGTAACCAGGGGAGATTTAATCAAAAATATGTCGAAGAAGTAA
- a CDS encoding AAA domain-containing protein, with protein sequence MIKIVITGFDNKIGPGDIVGAFINECGVDSNDIGKIDINSKQAEVELEEKIAAKVVKVMNDNKIGGNRVKVRAKNTENLLPEDLYRYMENSKRKIEMEKSHFEKEYNYLNKEIDTIKRLRSGVAINGLKAQVENWLDYENLILTLYHQMPGQLLPAGRFKPGDYIEISSATVDKTVPGQIFEINKGSILVVINEIFPEVLEDKNLILNKSYNKKYYNRLLDSVENIEEISGVSKSLRDAFLLDRSQVSSSDKEKISREFEIDILSDEQKDAVLGAEAAEEFYLIGGPAGSGKTTVISEILLNSLKSRKRVLVLSKLNSTLDRLYNFINRQLSDIKIGRTGLYNKESWFAYDNESLDILLANPLDLDEVKDYGSFDLVIFEDSYLYSEAEFIDPISISEKAIIAGDLYGVKAESLAIDNYKGGGGQLSFFAKKFKSTPDSLKSWLSEEYRYSSEIRDFVSNYIYSDKNIEIKKTETNGKFDLNKYSFTEAHPLINLFDSEMDCIFLDTSNYQYEERKVEGLKDYYNRFEADIIEEAVELLINAGYQADEIGVISPFNYQVIEIKKRLVNYDLKVDSSYNFQGEERDVILISTVRSNQHEYLGRLEDLEELYIGLTRSRERTIIVGNAPTLKSNRIYRRLLDNIDVKQV encoded by the coding sequence ATGATCAAAATAGTTATAACAGGATTTGATAATAAAATCGGACCTGGTGATATAGTAGGTGCTTTTATCAATGAATGTGGAGTTGATAGCAACGATATTGGCAAAATTGATATAAATTCAAAACAGGCTGAGGTTGAGTTAGAAGAAAAGATAGCTGCAAAAGTTGTTAAAGTAATGAATGATAATAAAATAGGTGGTAATAGAGTTAAAGTCAGGGCTAAAAATACTGAAAATTTATTGCCAGAAGACCTATATAGATACATGGAGAATTCAAAGAGAAAAATTGAAATGGAAAAGAGTCATTTTGAAAAAGAGTATAATTATTTAAATAAAGAAATTGATACAATTAAAAGATTAAGATCTGGAGTGGCAATAAATGGATTGAAGGCTCAGGTGGAGAACTGGCTTGATTATGAAAATCTTATTTTGACTTTATATCATCAGATGCCTGGTCAGCTTTTACCGGCAGGTCGGTTTAAACCTGGTGATTATATTGAGATTTCATCAGCTACTGTTGATAAAACTGTTCCAGGGCAGATTTTTGAAATAAATAAGGGCTCTATTCTGGTGGTTATAAATGAAATCTTTCCTGAAGTCTTGGAGGATAAAAATTTAATCTTAAATAAATCTTATAATAAGAAATATTATAATAGACTACTGGATTCTGTAGAAAATATTGAGGAGATCTCTGGTGTTTCTAAGAGTTTGAGAGATGCTTTTTTATTAGATAGAAGTCAGGTTTCAAGCTCAGATAAAGAAAAAATTAGTAGAGAATTTGAAATTGATATTTTATCAGATGAACAGAAAGATGCTGTGCTTGGGGCAGAGGCAGCAGAGGAATTTTATTTAATTGGCGGCCCTGCCGGTAGTGGCAAGACGACTGTTATTTCTGAGATTCTCTTAAATTCTTTAAAATCCAGAAAGAGGGTCCTGGTATTATCTAAATTAAATTCAACCCTGGATAGGCTATATAATTTTATTAATAGGCAGTTGTCAGATATAAAGATTGGGCGAACTGGTCTCTATAATAAAGAGAGCTGGTTTGCTTATGATAATGAGAGTTTAGATATATTGCTGGCCAATCCTTTAGATCTGGATGAGGTTAAAGATTATGGAAGCTTTGATTTGGTTATTTTTGAAGATAGTTATCTCTATTCAGAGGCTGAATTTATCGATCCTATTTCGATTAGTGAAAAGGCTATAATAGCCGGTGACCTTTACGGGGTTAAGGCAGAATCCCTGGCTATAGATAATTATAAAGGTGGCGGTGGTCAGTTAAGCTTTTTTGCAAAGAAATTTAAAAGTACTCCAGACAGTTTGAAATCCTGGCTTTCTGAAGAATATCGCTATTCTTCAGAAATTAGAGATTTTGTTAGTAACTATATTTATTCAGATAAAAATATTGAAATAAAAAAGACTGAAACTAACGGGAAGTTTGATCTTAATAAGTATAGTTTTACTGAAGCCCATCCCCTGATTAACCTCTTTGATTCAGAGATGGACTGCATCTTTCTTGATACCAGTAATTATCAGTATGAGGAGAGAAAGGTAGAGGGGTTAAAGGATTATTATAATAGATTTGAAGCCGATATTATTGAAGAAGCCGTTGAGCTCCTTATTAATGCAGGCTATCAAGCTGATGAGATAGGGGTTATTTCTCCCTTTAATTATCAGGTAATAGAGATTAAAAAGCGGCTTGTTAATTATGATCTTAAAGTTGACAGTTCTTATAATTTTCAGGGGGAAGAAAGAGATGTTATTCTAATTTCTACTGTCAGGAGTAATCAGCATGAATATCTTGGCAGATTAGAGGATTTAGAGGAGCTTTATATAGGTTTAACCCGTTCCAGAGAAAGAACAATTATAGTTGGCAATGCCCCTACTTTAAAAAGCAATCGAATTTACAGGAGATTATTGGATAATATTGATGTAAAGCAGGTCTAA
- a CDS encoding CopG family transcriptional regulator, with protein sequence MVNNNQKRFNMSRNMIRTLNNKILQNKTNNHSDFFQKSVRLYICQKKREEIKEKLKSGYQEMGKLNREMADEGLINLCETFNCYEDSLAECD encoded by the coding sequence TTGGTCAATAATAACCAGAAGAGATTTAATATGTCGAGGAATATGATTAGAACGCTGAATAATAAGATCCTTCAAAATAAGACTAATAATCATAGCGATTTCTTCCAAAAATCTGTTAGATTGTATATCTGTCAAAAGAAAAGGGAAGAGATTAAAGAAAAATTAAAGAGTGGTTATCAGGAGATGGGTAAATTAAATCGTGAAATGGCCGACGAAGGTCTGATAAATTTGTGTGAAACTTTCAATTGCTATGAGGATAGTCTGGCGGAGTGTGATTGA
- a CDS encoding type II toxin-antitoxin system PemK/MazF family toxin: MDVFRGDVFYAKLDPAIGSEQKGTRPVVIIQNDIGNRYSPTVIVSAITSKIRKAKLPTHVEIEAGDSELDKDSVILLEQIRTLDKRRLERKITRLAPEIIEEVNKAIEISLGLVDL; the protein is encoded by the coding sequence ATGGATGTTTTTAGAGGAGATGTATTTTATGCTAAGCTGGATCCGGCCATTGGTTCCGAGCAAAAGGGTACCAGGCCGGTCGTTATTATCCAGAATGACATCGGTAACAGGTATAGCCCGACAGTAATTGTTTCTGCAATTACATCAAAAATCAGGAAGGCTAAATTACCGACCCATGTTGAGATTGAGGCAGGAGACAGTGAACTTGATAAGGATTCAGTAATATTGCTGGAACAGATTAGGACGCTGGATAAGAGGAGGCTGGAGAGGAAGATTACCAGGTTGGCCCCGGAGATTATTGAAGAGGTAAATAAAGCTATAGAAATTAGCCTGGGTCTGGTAGATCTTTAG
- a CDS encoding asparaginase encodes MYSELVNVFRGKLVESVHNGAIAVVAPDGGVIASVGQPEQKTYWRSAAKPIQVIPIVADGVAEYYGFTAQEIAVMSASHSGEELHIELVRSILDKIGLDESALKCGTHYPYNKQAKEKLVSAGREPTEIYNNCSGKHSGLLALCQYNGWDIDNYFALEHPLQQTLLKYIALLTGVKKEEIITGEDGCGVVVYGLPITRMARAYARLANPAYLPADLEPAVARIRDAMIENPEAVGGTGRFNTDLMKEAGKYLVAKGGAEGVFSLGIKGGPGITVKIGDGNSRAISPVVMELLDEFIDLDERKREALSEYFEPEVTNHRKHKVGKIVPTFELNNKSIGGEVIASN; translated from the coding sequence TTGTACTCAGAACTGGTTAATGTTTTTCGTGGAAAGCTGGTTGAATCTGTTCATAATGGAGCTATAGCAGTTGTTGCTCCAGATGGTGGAGTTATTGCTTCGGTCGGGCAGCCGGAGCAGAAGACTTACTGGAGATCGGCAGCCAAGCCGATTCAGGTTATTCCAATTGTTGCTGATGGAGTTGCTGAGTATTATGGTTTTACTGCTCAGGAGATTGCAGTAATGTCGGCATCCCATAGTGGCGAGGAGTTACATATTGAGCTGGTTAGAAGTATTCTGGATAAGATCGGGCTGGATGAGTCTGCTTTAAAATGTGGTACCCATTATCCATACAATAAGCAGGCTAAAGAGAAGCTGGTCTCTGCTGGCAGGGAGCCGACTGAGATCTATAATAATTGTTCTGGTAAGCATTCAGGCCTACTGGCATTATGTCAGTATAACGGCTGGGATATTGATAATTATTTTGCTCTGGAGCATCCTCTGCAGCAGACATTATTAAAGTATATTGCTTTATTAACTGGTGTCAAAAAGGAAGAGATTATAACTGGTGAAGATGGCTGCGGGGTAGTAGTTTATGGTCTGCCGATTACTAGAATGGCCAGGGCTTATGCCAGGCTGGCCAACCCTGCGTATCTGCCAGCTGATTTAGAACCGGCTGTTGCCAGAATCAGGGATGCAATGATTGAGAACCCTGAGGCTGTTGGAGGTACCGGTCGCTTTAATACTGATTTGATGAAGGAAGCCGGTAAATATTTGGTGGCAAAGGGCGGTGCTGAAGGTGTCTTTTCTCTAGGGATTAAAGGTGGTCCAGGTATTACTGTTAAAATAGGTGATGGTAATTCAAGGGCTATTTCGCCAGTTGTTATGGAATTACTGGATGAGTTTATTGATTTAGATGAAAGGAAGAGAGAGGCTTTAAGTGAATATTTTGAGCCTGAAGTTACCAATCATAGAAAACATAAAGTTGGAAAGATTGTGCCGACTTTTGAATTAAATAATAAATCAATAGGAGGAGAAGTTATTGCTAGCAATTAA
- a CDS encoding amidohydrolase — protein MLAIKAGKIETMTEAGTLKDAVILIEDGRIKAIGEDVEIPEGAEVFDYGDKTILPGLIDAHTHLGIGEEGIGWEGRDYNETTNPVTPELRAIDAINPADLGLEDARKSGITSVMVAPGSANVIGGECLAMKTNGDYVDDMILKNPVGIKAAFGENPKRVYGEQKKSPSTRMAVAAEMRRVFMETEDYIKNKDNDENDSFKRDIKFESLARVINGEMPLKTHAHRADDIMTALRIADEFSIDLTIEHCTEGHKIAERLAEAGVPAIVGPSLTTRSKVEVKDRDFKTAAVLAEAGVKVALMSDHPVIPVDNLMVYAALAVKAGLERNEAYKSVTINPAEILGIDDRVGSLDSGKDADLVVYSGDPLDIAANVEAVYISGEKI, from the coding sequence TTGCTAGCAATTAAAGCAGGAAAGATTGAAACGATGACTGAGGCAGGAACTTTAAAAGATGCTGTAATACTGATTGAGGATGGCAGGATTAAAGCCATTGGTGAAGATGTTGAAATTCCAGAGGGTGCTGAAGTTTTTGATTATGGTGATAAGACGATTTTACCAGGTTTAATTGATGCCCATACCCATTTAGGTATTGGCGAGGAAGGGATTGGCTGGGAAGGTAGAGATTATAATGAAACAACAAATCCGGTCACTCCTGAACTCAGGGCGATTGATGCTATTAATCCAGCTGATTTAGGTTTAGAGGATGCCAGAAAGAGCGGGATAACATCTGTGATGGTTGCCCCAGGTAGCGCCAATGTAATTGGTGGAGAATGCCTGGCTATGAAGACTAATGGTGATTATGTAGATGATATGATCCTGAAAAATCCTGTTGGAATAAAGGCTGCCTTTGGTGAGAATCCAAAACGGGTATACGGTGAGCAGAAGAAATCGCCAAGTACCAGGATGGCTGTTGCAGCTGAGATGCGCAGGGTTTTTATGGAGACTGAGGATTATATTAAGAATAAAGATAATGATGAGAATGATTCCTTTAAAAGGGATATAAAATTTGAAAGTTTAGCAAGGGTTATTAATGGTGAGATGCCACTGAAGACCCATGCCCATAGAGCTGATGATATTATGACTGCGTTGAGGATTGCTGATGAGTTTTCAATTGATCTGACAATTGAGCACTGTACAGAGGGCCATAAAATTGCTGAAAGGCTGGCTGAAGCCGGCGTGCCGGCTATTGTTGGGCCAAGTCTGACAACTAGATCCAAGGTAGAGGTTAAAGATAGAGATTTTAAGACTGCTGCTGTCCTTGCCGAGGCAGGCGTTAAGGTTGCTCTGATGAGTGACCATCCAGTTATTCCAGTCGATAATCTGATGGTTTATGCTGCCCTGGCTGTTAAAGCTGGCCTGGAGAGAAATGAGGCTTATAAATCTGTCACTATTAATCCAGCAGAGATTTTAGGTATTGATGACAGGGTTGGCAGCCTTGATTCAGGGAAAGATGCTGATCTGGTTGTTTATTCTGGAGATCCACTGGATATCGCTGCAAATGTTGAGGCTGTTTATATATCAGGTGAGAAGATATAA
- a CDS encoding ATP-binding protein — translation MQQEMLINSKVREGDFKRGGEVSSKLKETLKQLDLDSKTIRKASIVAYELEMNIIIHSQGGRLKVKISPEEVLIIAEDSGPGIEDIEKALTPGFSTAGNEIRELGFGAGMGLCNVNKFSDKMDIESDSEGTVVRAGINF, via the coding sequence ATGCAGCAGGAAATGTTGATTAACTCAAAGGTTAGAGAAGGTGACTTTAAGCGAGGAGGAGAGGTTTCCAGTAAATTAAAGGAGACTCTAAAGCAGCTTGATTTAGATTCAAAGACAATTAGAAAAGCTTCAATAGTTGCCTATGAGCTGGAGATGAATATTATTATCCATTCCCAGGGCGGCAGGTTAAAGGTTAAAATATCACCAGAGGAAGTCCTGATTATTGCTGAGGATTCGGGCCCAGGTATTGAAGATATCGAAAAGGCTTTAACTCCAGGCTTTTCTACTGCTGGCAATGAGATTAGAGAACTGGGATTTGGAGCTGGAATGGGGCTCTGTAATGTTAATAAATTTTCTGATAAAATGGATATTGAGAGTGATTCTGAGGGTACAGTAGTTAGAGCAGGGATTAATTTCTAA
- a CDS encoding [Fe-Fe] hydrogenase large subunit C-terminal domain-containing protein encodes MDKTHSVFLIEEECEGCTNCVKNCPTKAIRVHQGQASIKEEYCIDCAACIRNCEYHAKEALTTDLAEALSGENNIALIPPSFYAQLPPEYNLKKIKQKLLSLGFAGAVNVSMGATIYSAWLKNILSKKESAEPLISSACPVVVRYIRLLYPELLDLVVNYDSPLEITVKMINNELKNKFTDEDFDFYFITPCPAKHTAVYYPPGKKASLLSGAIGVDDIYNPILKADLDRDSTEIQEYLNNLEQGFPFVSALAWGKSGGEEENLNRSNGSRIIKVDGLERIKMVLEDLENDNLKGVDYLEMTACPGGCLGGVLNIINPYQGIINLENAISKEYEEAGDNDADRQATAANIIETFEQPEIMPDENKAGSFETALARWQALEAEKEKLPGLDCAACGAPDCGTLAEDIVDGFAERVDCIFMLRQEVEMLANRMSELVGTLPPAMGRDKKEDADGEK; translated from the coding sequence ATGGATAAGACCCATTCTGTATTTTTAATAGAGGAGGAATGTGAGGGCTGTACTAATTGTGTAAAAAACTGCCCGACTAAGGCTATCAGGGTTCATCAGGGCCAGGCATCGATTAAAGAGGAGTACTGTATTGACTGTGCTGCCTGTATCAGAAACTGTGAGTATCATGCGAAGGAGGCCCTGACAACTGATTTAGCTGAGGCTCTTTCAGGGGAGAATAATATTGCTTTAATACCACCGAGCTTTTATGCCCAACTCCCTCCTGAATATAATTTGAAGAAGATCAAGCAGAAATTATTGAGTTTAGGTTTTGCCGGGGCTGTTAATGTTTCGATGGGGGCAACGATTTATTCGGCCTGGCTGAAGAATATTTTAAGTAAGAAGGAGTCTGCTGAGCCGCTAATATCTTCTGCCTGTCCGGTAGTTGTTAGATATATCAGGTTGTTGTATCCTGAATTATTGGATTTAGTGGTTAATTATGATAGCCCCCTTGAGATAACGGTTAAAATGATTAATAATGAATTAAAGAATAAATTCACTGATGAAGATTTTGATTTTTATTTTATCACTCCCTGCCCGGCCAAACATACTGCTGTTTATTATCCGCCAGGCAAGAAAGCTAGTTTGCTTTCTGGAGCAATCGGTGTCGATGATATCTATAATCCGATTTTGAAAGCCGATTTAGACAGGGATAGTACTGAGATTCAGGAATATTTAAATAATCTTGAGCAGGGTTTTCCCTTTGTGTCAGCGCTGGCCTGGGGGAAATCTGGAGGAGAAGAGGAGAATTTAAATAGGAGTAATGGCAGCAGGATTATTAAGGTAGATGGATTAGAGAGAATTAAGATGGTTTTAGAGGATTTGGAAAATGATAATCTTAAAGGGGTTGATTATCTTGAGATGACGGCCTGTCCAGGGGGCTGTCTCGGCGGAGTATTAAATATAATCAATCCATATCAGGGGATTATTAATTTAGAGAATGCTATCAGCAAGGAGTATGAGGAAGCTGGAGATAATGATGCTGACAGGCAGGCTACTGCTGCTAATATTATCGAGACCTTTGAGCAGCCAGAGATTATGCCTGATGAAAATAAGGCTGGCAGTTTTGAGACTGCTCTGGCCAGATGGCAGGCATTAGAAGCCGAGAAGGAGAAGCTGCCAGGGCTTGATTGTGCAGCCTGTGGAGCACCTGACTGTGGGACTCTGGCTGAGGATATAGTTGATGGTTTTGCAGAGAGGGTTGACTGTATTTTTATGTTAAGACAGGAAGTTGAGATGTTAGCCAATCGGATGTCAGAATTAGTTGGGACCCTGCCGCCGGCTATGGGCCGGGATAAAAAGGAGGATGCTGATGGTGAAAAATAG
- a CDS encoding serine kinase, with the protein MVKNSSFTEIDLNRAVEELDLELVTGDINKKIEGIYICDLLSNVIASASSGDIWLTVQGHLNILAVADLTDVAAVVVVEGIKPDQDTVERAKDRGITLLTSNKPAFELAIDLNYLGRY; encoded by the coding sequence ATGGTGAAAAATAGTTCATTTACAGAGATAGATTTAAATAGGGCTGTTGAAGAGTTGGATCTGGAGCTTGTTACCGGAGATATTAATAAAAAGATAGAGGGTATTTATATCTGCGATCTTTTAAGTAATGTGATTGCATCTGCCAGCAGCGGCGATATCTGGCTGACTGTTCAGGGCCATTTAAATATCCTGGCTGTGGCTGATTTAACTGATGTGGCTGCAGTTGTTGTTGTGGAAGGCATTAAGCCTGATCAGGATACAGTTGAGAGGGCAAAGGATAGAGGAATAACTCTACTGACTTCAAATAAACCTGCCTTTGAGCTGGCGATTGATTTGAATTATCTTGGCCGGTATTGA
- a CDS encoding PHP domain-containing protein, whose amino-acid sequence MGLVEISLHNHTVLSPCAELKMTPAKIMARAAAEGIEIVGVTDHNSAANLRAAEYQAERFGIKLLPGIEITSTEDIHLLAFFEEVEIAEKLADMLEEKLFKREYNPERIGYQIVVNQDDEFSEVIDYFLPAAVSLGINEIGSLVAKAGGILIPAHVFRSQGLIKTLGFIPEKPGFKVLEYTLDEELGQLKAKYNFKNRASFIKSTDSHFIDSIKKVARIELPAKYSRKDILGALL is encoded by the coding sequence TTGGGCTTAGTTGAGATTTCTCTCCATAATCATACTGTTTTATCTCCCTGTGCTGAGCTTAAGATGACCCCTGCAAAAATTATGGCCAGGGCTGCTGCTGAAGGTATTGAGATCGTCGGGGTTACTGATCATAATTCTGCTGCTAATTTGAGGGCTGCTGAGTATCAGGCAGAACGTTTTGGAATAAAATTACTGCCTGGGATTGAGATTACTTCCACTGAAGATATTCATCTGCTGGCATTTTTTGAGGAAGTTGAAATTGCAGAAAAGCTGGCCGATATGCTTGAGGAGAAATTATTTAAAAGGGAATATAATCCTGAAAGAATTGGTTATCAAATTGTTGTTAATCAGGATGATGAGTTTTCTGAAGTGATCGATTATTTTCTGCCGGCTGCTGTAAGTCTTGGTATTAATGAGATTGGCAGCCTGGTTGCTAAAGCTGGCGGGATTTTAATTCCTGCCCATGTCTTTAGGAGCCAGGGTTTAATTAAAACTCTAGGGTTTATTCCTGAGAAGCCAGGTTTTAAGGTTTTAGAGTATACTTTAGATGAGGAGTTAGGGCAGTTAAAGGCTAAATATAATTTTAAGAATAGAGCAAGTTTTATTAAGAGTACTGATAGTCATTTTATAGATAGTATTAAAAAAGTTGCCAGAATTGAATTACCAGCAAAATATTCTAGAAAGGATATTCTGGGGGCTTTATTATGA
- the nuoE gene encoding NADH-quinone oxidoreductase subunit NuoE, translated as MTCACQQAEKINKYLEPLYEIMKDYEASEKNLIPVLQQAQEEYGYLPEEVLKEIAVNLDLSLSQVYGVVTFYTQFHLEPRGENIIRVCTGTACHVRGAGEVLDVLKDELGVDNGGTTEDLKFTLETVACIGACGLAPVIMVNDNTHGRLNAESTKDVLDKYR; from the coding sequence ATGACCTGTGCATGTCAGCAAGCTGAAAAGATTAATAAGTATCTGGAGCCACTCTATGAGATTATGAAAGATTATGAGGCCAGTGAAAAGAACCTGATTCCTGTCTTACAGCAGGCTCAGGAAGAATATGGCTATCTACCGGAGGAGGTTTTAAAGGAGATTGCAGTCAATCTTGACCTCTCTTTAAGTCAGGTTTATGGTGTTGTAACTTTTTACACCCAGTTTCATTTAGAGCCTAGAGGAGAAAATATCATCAGGGTCTGCACTGGAACTGCCTGTCATGTAAGAGGTGCCGGTGAGGTACTTGATGTATTGAAGGATGAGCTTGGTGTTGATAATGGTGGAACTACTGAAGACTTGAAATTTACATTAGAAACTGTTGCCTGTATTGGGGCCTGTGGCCTGGCGCCTGTTATTATGGTTAATGATAATACCCATGGCCGTTTAAATGCTGAAAGTACTAAAGACGTACTCGATAAGTATAGATAA